A DNA window from Betta splendens chromosome 6, fBetSpl5.4, whole genome shotgun sequence contains the following coding sequences:
- the LOC114857956 gene encoding olfactomedin-4-like, translated as MKLLTGFLLCALLSFTQQAVPRDKCLCEVTYVEQTFPHDKLSTIEDSASKCNINVTPKMPLELESLLLGLDQRLLQLKEDVSELEKEDDGELYGVLSLQVIENEMTDIKQLIERLSRTTVESQHLTTNITTQLKDLKTGMEELEKYDTMHVVKSRQANQHLRASLSQCRKGTTIDIRPTQPYPQGKCPYGQFLNITGPRVYTAGEYPGSYAYGAWGRDPKPAAGKESWYWLVMLTSSNRFSNYVRLYNSLSALIVGKSGPGNIQIHSSNPATNTIQGPNTVMYREALYYNCYNQDAVCRFNLTTKTVSTLQLPKGTRYNSKGNFCHLDECYPYTDLDLATDESGVWVIYTTKQDFGDIVLSKIEEGDPLTLGQTWRTSVYKQAVTNTFMVCGVFYATRYISKDLEEIFYSFDTATGVERFNIGIFIHKMSTNILSLNYSPVDNMLYAYSDSKMVSYMLLFR; from the exons ATGAAACTGTTAACAggcttcctgctctgtgctctgctcaGCTTCACCCAACAG GCAGTTCCACGTGataagtgtctgtgtgaggtGACTTATGTAGAGCAGACCTTCCCTCATGACAAACTCAGCACTATTGAGGACAGTGCATCTAAATGCAACATCAACGTCACTCCTAAGATG cctctggagctggagagtTTGCTGCTGGGTTTAGATCaacgtctgctgcagctgaaggaagatgtgtcagagctggagaaggaggatgaCGGAGAACTTTATGGAGTTCTCAGCCTGCAGGTCATAGAGAATGAGATGACGGACATCAAGCAGCTTATCGAAAGGCTCAGCAGGACCACTGTGGAAAGCCAGCACCTCACTACTAACATTACAACGCAG ctGAAGGACCTAAAAACTGGGATGGAAGAGCTGGAAAAATATGACACCATGCACGTAGTGAAGAGCCGACAAGCTAACCAGCATCTGAGGGCAAGTCTAAGCCAGTGCAGGAAAGGAACTACCATTGACATCAGACCCACCCAACCTTACCCACAAG GAAAGTGTCCCTATGGTCAGTTTCTTAACATCACTGGACCCAGGGTGTACACAGCAGGAGAATATCCTGGATCGTATGCATATGGAGCCTGGGGTCGGGATCCGAAACCAGCAGCAGGGAAGGAAAGTTGGTATTGGCTGGTAATGCTGACCTCCAGCAACAGATTCTCCAACTATGTCCGTCTCTACAATAGCCTGAGTGCTCTGATAGTTGGAAAAAGTGGTCCAG GTAACATTCAGATTCATTCTTCTAACCCAGCAACCAACACCATCCAGGGTCCAAACACTGTCATGTACAGAGAGGCCTTATACTACAACTGCTACAATCAAGATGCTGTTTGTCGATTCAACCTCACCACCAAGACTGTTAGCACCTTACAGCTCCCTAAGGGCACCAG GTATAACTCAAAGGGTAACTTCTGCCACCTTGATGAATGCTACCCATACACTGACCTGGACCTGGCAACAGATGAGTCTGGCGTTTGGGTGATCTACACCACTAAACAGGACTTTGGTGATATAGTGCTGTCCAAGATAGAGGAGGGTGACCCGCTGACCCTCGGACAAACCTGGAGGACCTCGGTTTACAAGCAGGCAGTGACCAACACGTTcatggtgtgtggtgtgttctACGCGACACGGTATATCAGCAAAGACCTTGAGGAGATCTTCTATTCCTTTGACACAGCAACAGGAGTAGAGAGATTCAACATTGGAATCTTCATCCACAAAATGTCCACCAACATTTTGTCCCTGAACTACAGCCCTGTTGACAACATGCTATATGCCTATTCTGACTCCAAAATGGTCTCCTATATGCTTTTGTTTAGGTAA
- the LOC114857747 gene encoding anoctamin-1-like isoform X1, whose protein sequence is MAEEPGVEVESPVTSRSEQQAPHFLRDVIFHGKFRLLKALTPEENVHSQHGLYFQDGERRVDYVLTYSAKKPGGSRSGRQSVHLLAENAVARSFRRGPHGRGPRQQQQQQQQQQQRRRPPQGTRDPVHPPTSPAADVEAGGAGETSNGHEDHKAFRREEFEGKLRDTGLELEKDDTKISGVGFVKIHAPWNVLCREAEFMKLKMPTKKVYEVKQSGGVMDKISSLVSKVLEPLHPHIEEHQPKNIKHLSHTFSREKQHLFDLSDKDCFFDSKTRSSIVFEILKRTKCKAKYSMGITSLLGNGVYTAAYPLHDGDINDSAEPNDRKLLYEEWANYSVFYKYQPIGLVRKYFGEKIGLYFAWLGLYTQMLILASLVGVIVFLYGCATVDDNIPSMEICHPRNNITMCPMCDRVCSYWKLSSACGTARASHLFDNPATVFFSIFMALWAAMFMEHWKRRQMRLNYEWDLTGFEDEEEAVKDHPRAEYEFRVMQKSLSKDRRPQHKMDKLTCQDRLPAYMTNIVMMLLMIGVTFAIVFGVILYRISTKAALHMSSNPTTRNHAQLTVKTTAAIINLVVILILDEVYGAVARWLTVLEVPKTDKSFEERLIFKTFILKFFNAFTPIIYIAFFRGRLVGRPGSYLYVFESYRMEECTHGGCLMELCIQLSITMLGKQLIQNNLFEIGVPKLKKLIRYIRSKRGSYKEEERQKKLQRYETDHFLEPFAGLTPEYMEMIIQFGFVTLFVASFPLAPLFALLNNIIEIRLDAKKFVTELRRPVAARAKDIGIWYNILRGVAKVAVIINAFVISFTSDFIPRMVYQYMYSPDGSMHGFVNHTLSYFNVSHFQEGMETMDPLHLGYRVDICRYKDYREPPWSATPYEISKEFWTVLAVRLAFVIVFQNVVMLMSDVVDWLIPDIPKDISLQIHKEKILLVDLFMKEEQGKIQILESKSSTGGADNCNKGNNSTIAHPRFGPVTSNTEGV, encoded by the exons CTGCTGAAGGCCTTAACCCCCGAGGAGAACGTGCACAGCCAGCACGGCCTCTACTTCCAGGATGGGGAACGGCGGGTGGACTACGTTCTCACCTACTCCGCGAAGAAGCCGGGCGGCAGCCGCTCCGGCCGCCAGTCCGTGCACCTGCTGGCCGAAAACGCCGTGGCCCGAAGCTTCCGCCGCGGCCCCCACGGCCGGGggccgcggcagcagcagcagcagcagcagcagcagcagcagcgacgccGCCCCCCACAAGGCACAAGGGACCCGGTGCACCCGCCAACGTCACCTGCGGCCGATGTGGAGGCGGGCGGCGCGGGAGAAACCTCCAACGGCCACGAGGACCACAAGGCCTTCAGGAGGGAGGAGTTCGAGGGGAAACTGAGGGACACGggcctggagctggagaaagaCGAC ACCAAGATTTCAGGGGTGGGCTTTGTAAAGATTCACGCTCCCTGGAACGTCCTTTGTCGAGAGGCTGAGTTCATGAAGCTAAAGATGCCCACGAAAAAG GTGTATGAAGTGAAGCAGTCAGGAGGTGTTATGGACAAGATCAGCTCTCTGGTCAGCAAGGTTCTGGAGCCGCTTCACCCACATATTGAGGAACATCAGCCCAAGAACATCAAACATCTGTCACACACCTTCTCCAGAGAAAAGCAACACTT GTTTGACCTTTCCGACAAAGACTGCTTCTTTGACAGCAAAACCAGGAGTTCAATA GTTTTTGAAATACTGAAAAGAACGAAGTGCAAGGCCAAGTACAGCATGG GAATCACCAGCCTTCTGGGTAACGGAGTCTACACAGCAGCTTACCCTCTGCATGAT GGGGATATCAATGACAGTGCAGAGCCCAATGACAGAAAG CTGCTGTATGAGGAGTGGGCTAACTACAGTGTCTTCTACAAGTACCAGCCCATCGGACTTGTGCG GAAGTATTTTGGAGAGAAGATCGGCCTGTACTTTGCCTGGTTGGGTCTGTACACGCAGATGCTGATACTCGCCTCTCTAGTAGGAGTCATCGTCTTCCTGTACGGATGTGCAACGGTCGATGACAACATCCCAAG CATGGAGATCTGCCATCCCAGAAACAACATCACCATGTGTCCCATGTGCGACAGAGTGTGCAGTTACTGGAAGCTCAGCTCGGCCTGTGGCACCGCCCGCGCCAGTCACCTGTTTGACAACCCCGCCACTGTTTTCTTCTCCATATTCATGGCTTTGTGGG CTGCCATGTTCATGGAGCActggaagaggagacagatgagGCTGAACTATGAATGGGACCTGACAGGCTTTGAAGATGAGGAG GAAGCTGTTAAG GACCACCCCAGAGCTGAGTATGAATTCAGGGTAATGCAGAAGTCGCTAAGCAAAGATCGGAGACCACAACACAAG ATGGACAAGCTCACCTGTCAGGACCGGCTTCCTGCCTACATGACCAACATCGTCATGATGCTGTTGATG ATTGGCGTAACCTTCGCCATCGTGTTTGGCGTGATCCTCTACCGGATCTCCACCAAGGCTGCCCTTCACATGAGTTCCAACCCCACCACACGGAACCACGCCCAGCTGACGGTGAAGACCACGGCGGCCATCATCAACCTGGTGGTCATCCTCATTCTGGACGAGGTGTACGGCGCTGTGGCGCGCTGGCTCACCGTGCTGG AGGTTCCTAAAACAGACAAGAGTTTTGAAGAACGACTCATCTTCAAGACCTTTATTCTGAAGTTTTTCAATGCTTTCACACCCATCATCTACATCGCCTTTTTCAGGGGAAG GCTGGTAGGCAGACCAGGCAGCTATCTGTATGTGTTTGAATCCTACAGAATGGAAGAG TGCACTCATGGAGGCTGTCTGATGGAGCTTTGTATCCAGCTCAGCATAACCATGTTGGGAAAGCAGCTAATTCAGAACAACCTTTTTGAGATTGGAGTGCC CAAACTGAAAAAGCTGATCCGTTACATTCGGTCAAAGCGAGGTTCTTataaagaagaagagagacagaagaagctgcagagatATGAAACTGACCACTTTCTGGAGCCATTCGCTGGGTTAACACCGGAATATATGGAAATGA TCATCCAGTTTGGTTTTGTTACACTGTTCGTGGCCTCTTTCCCCCTGGCTCCGCTCTTTGCTCTGCTCAACAACATCATCGAAATAAGACTGGATGCTAAGAAATTTGTGACTGAATTACGAAGACCAGTGGCAGCAAGAGCCAAAGACATTG GTATATGGTACAACATATTAAGAGGGGTTGCAAAGGTTGCCGTCATCATTAAC GCGTTTGTCATCTCCTTCACGTCAGACTTCATTCCTCGAATGGTCTACCAGTACATGTACAGCCCCGATGGCTCCATGCATGGGTTTGTCAACCACACGCTGTCCTATTTTAATGTGAGCCACTTCCAGGAAGGCATGGAAACCATGGATCCGCTGCACCTCGGCTATCGCGTTGACATTTGCAG GTATAAGGATTACAGAGAGCCTCCGTGGTCGGCCACTCCATACGAGATCTCGAAGGAGTTCTGGACCGTGCTGGCTGTTCGTCTggcttttgtcattgttttccag AATGTTGTGATGCTGATGAGTGACGTGGTGGACTGGCTAATTCCAGACATCCCTAAAGACATCAGCCTCCAAATTCACAAAGAGAAGATTTTACTTGTAGACCTCTTCATGAAGGAGGAGCAAGGCAAGATCCAAATCCTCGAGAGCAAGAGCAGCACAGGAGGCGCCGACAACTGCAACAAGGGCAACAACAGCACGATAGCTCACCCGCGCTTTGGACCAGTCACCAGCAACACCGAGGGCGTCTAG
- the LOC114857747 gene encoding anoctamin-1-like isoform X2 has product MAEEPGVEVESPVTSRSEQQAPHFLRDVIFHGKFRLLKALTPEENVHSQHGLYFQDGERRVDYVLTYSAKKPGGSRSGRQSVHLLAENAVARSFRRGPHGRGPRQQQQQQQQQQQRRRPPQGTRDPVHPPTSPAADVEAGGAGETSNGHEDHKAFRREEFEGKLRDTGLELEKDDTKISGVGFVKIHAPWNVLCREAEFMKLKMPTKKVYEVKQSGGVMDKISSLVSKVLEPLHPHIEEHQPKNIKHLSHTFSREKQHLFDLSDKDCFFDSKTRSSIVFEILKRTKCKAKYSMGITSLLGNGVYTAAYPLHDGDINDSAEPNDRKLLYEEWANYSVFYKYQPIGLVRKYFGEKIGLYFAWLGLYTQMLILASLVGVIVFLYGCATVDDNIPSMEICHPRNNITMCPMCDRVCSYWKLSSACGTARASHLFDNPATVFFSIFMALWAAMFMEHWKRRQMRLNYEWDLTGFEDEEDHPRAEYEFRVMQKSLSKDRRPQHKMDKLTCQDRLPAYMTNIVMMLLMIGVTFAIVFGVILYRISTKAALHMSSNPTTRNHAQLTVKTTAAIINLVVILILDEVYGAVARWLTVLEVPKTDKSFEERLIFKTFILKFFNAFTPIIYIAFFRGRLVGRPGSYLYVFESYRMEECTHGGCLMELCIQLSITMLGKQLIQNNLFEIGVPKLKKLIRYIRSKRGSYKEEERQKKLQRYETDHFLEPFAGLTPEYMEMIIQFGFVTLFVASFPLAPLFALLNNIIEIRLDAKKFVTELRRPVAARAKDIGIWYNILRGVAKVAVIINAFVISFTSDFIPRMVYQYMYSPDGSMHGFVNHTLSYFNVSHFQEGMETMDPLHLGYRVDICRYKDYREPPWSATPYEISKEFWTVLAVRLAFVIVFQNVVMLMSDVVDWLIPDIPKDISLQIHKEKILLVDLFMKEEQGKIQILESKSSTGGADNCNKGNNSTIAHPRFGPVTSNTEGV; this is encoded by the exons CTGCTGAAGGCCTTAACCCCCGAGGAGAACGTGCACAGCCAGCACGGCCTCTACTTCCAGGATGGGGAACGGCGGGTGGACTACGTTCTCACCTACTCCGCGAAGAAGCCGGGCGGCAGCCGCTCCGGCCGCCAGTCCGTGCACCTGCTGGCCGAAAACGCCGTGGCCCGAAGCTTCCGCCGCGGCCCCCACGGCCGGGggccgcggcagcagcagcagcagcagcagcagcagcagcagcgacgccGCCCCCCACAAGGCACAAGGGACCCGGTGCACCCGCCAACGTCACCTGCGGCCGATGTGGAGGCGGGCGGCGCGGGAGAAACCTCCAACGGCCACGAGGACCACAAGGCCTTCAGGAGGGAGGAGTTCGAGGGGAAACTGAGGGACACGggcctggagctggagaaagaCGAC ACCAAGATTTCAGGGGTGGGCTTTGTAAAGATTCACGCTCCCTGGAACGTCCTTTGTCGAGAGGCTGAGTTCATGAAGCTAAAGATGCCCACGAAAAAG GTGTATGAAGTGAAGCAGTCAGGAGGTGTTATGGACAAGATCAGCTCTCTGGTCAGCAAGGTTCTGGAGCCGCTTCACCCACATATTGAGGAACATCAGCCCAAGAACATCAAACATCTGTCACACACCTTCTCCAGAGAAAAGCAACACTT GTTTGACCTTTCCGACAAAGACTGCTTCTTTGACAGCAAAACCAGGAGTTCAATA GTTTTTGAAATACTGAAAAGAACGAAGTGCAAGGCCAAGTACAGCATGG GAATCACCAGCCTTCTGGGTAACGGAGTCTACACAGCAGCTTACCCTCTGCATGAT GGGGATATCAATGACAGTGCAGAGCCCAATGACAGAAAG CTGCTGTATGAGGAGTGGGCTAACTACAGTGTCTTCTACAAGTACCAGCCCATCGGACTTGTGCG GAAGTATTTTGGAGAGAAGATCGGCCTGTACTTTGCCTGGTTGGGTCTGTACACGCAGATGCTGATACTCGCCTCTCTAGTAGGAGTCATCGTCTTCCTGTACGGATGTGCAACGGTCGATGACAACATCCCAAG CATGGAGATCTGCCATCCCAGAAACAACATCACCATGTGTCCCATGTGCGACAGAGTGTGCAGTTACTGGAAGCTCAGCTCGGCCTGTGGCACCGCCCGCGCCAGTCACCTGTTTGACAACCCCGCCACTGTTTTCTTCTCCATATTCATGGCTTTGTGGG CTGCCATGTTCATGGAGCActggaagaggagacagatgagGCTGAACTATGAATGGGACCTGACAGGCTTTGAAGATGAGGAG GACCACCCCAGAGCTGAGTATGAATTCAGGGTAATGCAGAAGTCGCTAAGCAAAGATCGGAGACCACAACACAAG ATGGACAAGCTCACCTGTCAGGACCGGCTTCCTGCCTACATGACCAACATCGTCATGATGCTGTTGATG ATTGGCGTAACCTTCGCCATCGTGTTTGGCGTGATCCTCTACCGGATCTCCACCAAGGCTGCCCTTCACATGAGTTCCAACCCCACCACACGGAACCACGCCCAGCTGACGGTGAAGACCACGGCGGCCATCATCAACCTGGTGGTCATCCTCATTCTGGACGAGGTGTACGGCGCTGTGGCGCGCTGGCTCACCGTGCTGG AGGTTCCTAAAACAGACAAGAGTTTTGAAGAACGACTCATCTTCAAGACCTTTATTCTGAAGTTTTTCAATGCTTTCACACCCATCATCTACATCGCCTTTTTCAGGGGAAG GCTGGTAGGCAGACCAGGCAGCTATCTGTATGTGTTTGAATCCTACAGAATGGAAGAG TGCACTCATGGAGGCTGTCTGATGGAGCTTTGTATCCAGCTCAGCATAACCATGTTGGGAAAGCAGCTAATTCAGAACAACCTTTTTGAGATTGGAGTGCC CAAACTGAAAAAGCTGATCCGTTACATTCGGTCAAAGCGAGGTTCTTataaagaagaagagagacagaagaagctgcagagatATGAAACTGACCACTTTCTGGAGCCATTCGCTGGGTTAACACCGGAATATATGGAAATGA TCATCCAGTTTGGTTTTGTTACACTGTTCGTGGCCTCTTTCCCCCTGGCTCCGCTCTTTGCTCTGCTCAACAACATCATCGAAATAAGACTGGATGCTAAGAAATTTGTGACTGAATTACGAAGACCAGTGGCAGCAAGAGCCAAAGACATTG GTATATGGTACAACATATTAAGAGGGGTTGCAAAGGTTGCCGTCATCATTAAC GCGTTTGTCATCTCCTTCACGTCAGACTTCATTCCTCGAATGGTCTACCAGTACATGTACAGCCCCGATGGCTCCATGCATGGGTTTGTCAACCACACGCTGTCCTATTTTAATGTGAGCCACTTCCAGGAAGGCATGGAAACCATGGATCCGCTGCACCTCGGCTATCGCGTTGACATTTGCAG GTATAAGGATTACAGAGAGCCTCCGTGGTCGGCCACTCCATACGAGATCTCGAAGGAGTTCTGGACCGTGCTGGCTGTTCGTCTggcttttgtcattgttttccag AATGTTGTGATGCTGATGAGTGACGTGGTGGACTGGCTAATTCCAGACATCCCTAAAGACATCAGCCTCCAAATTCACAAAGAGAAGATTTTACTTGTAGACCTCTTCATGAAGGAGGAGCAAGGCAAGATCCAAATCCTCGAGAGCAAGAGCAGCACAGGAGGCGCCGACAACTGCAACAAGGGCAACAACAGCACGATAGCTCACCCGCGCTTTGGACCAGTCACCAGCAACACCGAGGGCGTCTAG